From Ananas comosus cultivar F153 linkage group 2, ASM154086v1, whole genome shotgun sequence:
GCGCATTTGGTCCTAAGTATATTTTGGTCTTTAGATTTcactttttgtaaaattttgattcaaacATTTAGAATTATTACTATCAAGTTCTATAATCCaattagttgactaaatacTAAGGTATTGCTAGCATAGAAGTAATGTAACAGTATTGGGATTGATGCTGCagtaataattaaaatgatacATCACTTTTATATCAACAATGTATCAATATCTGGCCAACTAAACTATGTTGTTGTGGGACTTAATTACGAAAATTCTGAAAGATCGAATCAGGAATTGTaatatagtttgaggaccaaacgtgcaatttTACCCTATTAATTGTTTCTTTCTAgcaggggaaaaaagaaaaaggataaagCGGCGCCCTACCCGTGGTTTAGCATAATTTTACTTTACCACTGTATGACTCGAAAAGTTATACTTAactaagtttgaattctagttgattcacatttccagttaagtttatttctaaatgaaataaacgaaacgggtagcgtgctacctatctctaaaaaaaaaaactatcatgTCGTCAAAAGGACCTATAGTAAAATAGGATCGTTAAATGAAATATTTTGCAAACTACGGGATGGTACAATATAGcatcttattattttataatctaaactttataatttgtaaaaaaaatactacttcaatattctatttagtaaaCGATTTTACGGTGAgacaatatcaaaattaaaagattattaagtgcaactttttaaactatagggatGTAAAATAAAACGCGCTATCTCCATGGAGGAAGGTAGGCAAATAGAATTAAACATCCACTAAAAAAGAGCAAAAGGTTAGCCTGATTACAGTTAGCCACTGAAGTTGAAAATTACCACGTAAGTAATGATAAATTAGTTTACATAGCTATCTTGCtggattttttgttttctacttGCACGTGGCTATCCCATAAcaaattaacttttattttaaatttcataatatagTATGGAAATTTTATAGTTCAACAGTTTTTGACAAATAAGTTTTAGGTCTCTGGCAAACAAGTTTTTAAGTTTGGATGATAATTTGTACTTCTGCAGAAGAAAATTTCAACTGATTCTACAAATTTGCACTCTGATTTACCATCAGCTGGTTCTAGTTTATGTTTTTCTTGGCAAGATATATGGTgcctaaaaattaaattaaaaaagttcttttatttttatagggAATTATTGCATCAATCTAGATCTATATATACAAAGTCTCCAAAATCCAAACTTACATGTCCTACAATCTAAATGCAAATAAGCTTGGCTGGGGTGCTAGTAATATATATAGCACAACAAAAGCTCTTCATAATTGAAGAGTGATTTTTGATGTTTAGACATTTGTTTTGACGATCAGCAACTTTTAATATGTCGTAATTAACTTCTCAAGAATTAATTCCATAAATTTCTTACTTCATTTACTATATGAGCTCATGGGGTTTGAAAAGAAACAATTTTAATGGTGTGTATGAGTTATTTTCTACTGTAATATATGgtgtcaaatattttttttctttttaactatcTAGGTGAAGTTCTACTTTTTTGGTTATGAACTTAACAATTGCACCCTTTATGTTTAGAGGCTAGCTTGTTGTTCAGTTTGCAGTCGTTTGATGAAATAGAAAGCAATTTCACACAATTGAAAACTTGGGTTCCAAGAAAAATCAAATACCTGAGTTCATATTCAACAGTGTCAAATTGCTGATTTAAATATTACAGGCCGGGTCAAAAATAAGTCGATAGTACAAAAGGTTAGAGCTATAATTAATAGTACCCCTTCTCCACTCAATGTAAATTAAATCTCTACATATTATTTAAATCACTGCAAAGGTTAATATTATCTATagcttaaatatttaaattaatgtcAAGAGATGTTAACTGTTTGAAGATGTTTTAATTATATGCTAATtatgttcatatatatttatataagtgTTTAGCATATCctttcaaattgtaaatttgcgTAGAAATTAAAAAGTGTGAGTGACACACGCAGTTACCCTATGTCTTATACCACGTAGTAATTGGACGACATATTTTCAAACTAAGGCTACGGACCTCTTCAGAGCTTATTGCAGAATATAGCTAGCGCTATCAATTATCAATAGAATATAGTTTTTTGAAGAAATATTGGATTAGGCACTATAACAAGTTTACTCAAGGACTTTTCTCACCAATAAAATTAATCTGATGCTCTAAAATTACTAGGTTTGAACCGTACGTTCAATAGTATTAATTTTTGCTTTCTCCTGCGCGCAGGATGTTTTAGGATTGTAAATATTACGTTAATTAGGAAGAATTCTAACTGAAAGAAGAAGGTCCTCGAAGAGTTAGCTAGGAGTCTTCAAAGAAAATTATGCTTAGAATGAGAAAAACTGATGGCGGCTGAGGacattttcccttttttttttcttccaccAGTTAGGTTTCTAGGAATCGCTTAtccaaatttaaaaagttgatcAAAGTCACCTTACGGTGCAAATTTTTCCACAACTCTCCTTGCTATAAAGAGCGACCAAACCATCTTGGTTTCGCCGTGCCAAATTAATTCTTGTGTAAATTAAGTTCGctaaatttagataaaattttcgCAACATAGAGCGAAGATGGCGAAGAAGAGCTTGGTAGTGCTGACGGTGGCAACATTACTAGGCCTAGCGTCGCTCGTCGCGGCGACGCCTGGCACAGCGACCTACTACACCGTCTACACacgtatatatgcatgcatatgttttctttttctttttgataagACGGACGATCGATCGATGTATGTACATGTATGTGTAAattaatatgcatgcatgcatgcgcgCGCGTGTGCAGCCTCGGCGTGCTATGGGTACCAGGATGAGGGGACGATGATCGCGGCGGCGAGCGAGAGCATCTGGAACAACGGAGCGGCGTGCGGGCAGATGTACACCATCACGTGCACCGGCGCGACCAACCAGGGCGTGCCGCAGCCGTGCACGGGCCAGAGCGTGACGGTGAAGATCGTCGACTACTGCCCTCCGCCGGGCTGCCAGGCTACCTTCGACCTTTCTGAGCAAGCCTTCGCAATCATCGCCAATACCGCCGCCGGCAAGATTGACATCGACTACAATCTGTAAGTcctttatctctcaaaaaaaacattCTAGCTGTAAGTCCTCCTCAATCgatcgctatatatatatatatatatatatatatatatatatctatcagAGGCTAGCCACCCGCGTGTTCTTTTCTCTTAATTAATCTAACAGCTTAATTAAACATTAAAAAGAAACAACCAGCCGTTCGTTCGCGTCGTATGGTACATGAGATCGATCGGATTCCGATGGACttctaataatatttaattctcTTCCATTTAATTTAGCTTTATGTATGTTCCATTATTAAAggtattaaaatataattttctggTAGTTTTAGCTAGCTAGGGCTTTTAAGGCAAACATTTGTTTTATGGTTTGCATATGAACTACGCTAAAAAAGAATTTCAGATTGAGAAAACACTTTTACGAGTGTGTGGTTGAGAGTCTTTTTAAGCATCTTGAGAAAACATATATATGTGTCTTTTCATTTTCTGAGtgttattttttctatatatgtaAAACAGAAATTGGGGACTACAAACACAGAGATCTCTCTTGCTTGCCTAGTCACACTCGCTTCGTTTTGTTTTCTTAAAGTCAAAACAATCATGccaccttaattaattttgagGAAAAATATTTGGAGATCCTTTGAACTTAAACTCTTTAAATAAATATGTACATGAACttccaaatttgataattagatTCTCTAAGTTTTACcaaatagtttaatatataCGTCTCTCTTCTTTAGTGTAATTACTAATTATACAATCGTTCTGAACACATATCTTACACATAATCTTATAAGACTTcacagtataaaaaaattttattttttttctctttcatttttaataattaaatttgagaaTTGAATAATATGGTGAGTCTAATTTTGATTtctgttatttttttgtttcttaattagaatatgaaaaatagatatatttttttgtttcaatgtTTTATCAGATATAAGCGCAATATcgaacaaaatagtaatttacaACTTCATCCAAGACGAGGGGTTTGTtgaattattagaaaaagttgAAGAAATCTAATTActaaaattgaaagtttaaaCACTTGTTTACAAAAGTGGTAAAGTTTAGAGGGTCTCTATATATTTTACCcattaattttaaagaaaatgcTAGTGTTACACCTTAAAAAaggagagtgtaaattttacatttctCATCCTATCCTAGGTTTCATAACctttcctattttttttaatattagaaaaagTTGACAAGACATCACAAAATTATTAGTCCTTGAATAAAAGGGTATAAgatttatattcacttttagacgtgtaagatttatattctTCTTTCTTTGGATGTATAGACAGTgttgttctatatatatatatatatatatatatatatcgaaccAAACATGAATAAACATAATTACTTCGTTTttctatgaaaatttatttCCCCTTGTCGCTATATTTGAACAATTTTACATGAAATCTAATTAAtgtaatgtattttttttttcttttcaacactaacttttctctctctctctctctctctctctctctctctctctccttgtgGACCTTCTCTAATGATTTGACAGGGTTTGAGAATCACTAGAGTGAAGAATAATGGTGGAGTATTTCCTCCCTCTATCCAGGAAAGAAATAAGCATTGACTTCTTCCGATAATGGTTGTTTAATAAAACTCTGTGCAGATCGGATAGACTGCAAAGAACTAATGGAATAAATAAAGTATCACTTTCGATATTAATTGTTCTATTTCTACTTtcggatttatttttttttgttttttcggtTTGTTGGTTGAGTGTAAAAAGATTATCGAGAATTAATGCATGGACGGGGAATACTAACCTAATCTATATCAATAtactagttaagggacccgcGCAATGCggcggaaattttttttacaattaatcACTATGGCTTCCTGATTAATATTTTTCAGTTCAATTAGGAGTATTTACAATTTGGATTCCAACCAAAAATCtaaccgaaccgaaccaaataaaGTTTTTTTGGTTTAGTTATATTGGTTTTTTAAActtctaaaccaactaaaccGAACCGAAGCTGCATAGTTACACACAATTATGTATGTAGTTCGgccactatactcttataagtatagatatTTTTATACTAATAAGTTTTGGGCTACTAAATCTACCCCTTTGAATATTTTCATCCgataaatcatattatttaattaatcaccCACTCAAGCGTAGAGAATCATTGTCATAAATATAAAGGAGTCTATATTCatacgaatatatatatatatatatatatatatatatatatataatgggaGTGTATATActtctatttttcaatttttaaaaaattcttatttattaATGGATGTAAAAACTtggcaatattttatattacttatAAAAGATGAAACGGAATAGATGAAACAAaataaaccaaaccaaaccaaaaaaaccccaaattcaaaatcaaaatttgtatctcaaaataatttacaatacATGATTATTGGAGAAAACAAACCCCTCTACTATCTATAACTATTCTTATCTATGTGTATTAATGCATTtaagaattttcttttaatctcgatgttgaataatttaaaattaaataataaaaataaagtaatagTTTTTACGTTTTTTTCAGGAGAATATCTAAACTAAATCATAAAACTCATTGATGTAACATTAGAAaagattaataatatttttctaccaTCATCACTATAGAATTtacaaatgaaaaatataagaaaCTTAATTGGCATTGCTAGTTCATTAATTTTGACATTTGCATCTATGCTTAACAATATgtattatttgatatatatttggctagaaaaaataataataatatcaagtTTAACTACTAATTTGGTATCGAATCGTTAGATGttagagggaaaaaaaacagTTCCATGCCCAAGCAACAAACAACCAATAAATAAGGGAGCAAAATGAAATatgagaaaaattaattaaacgtTGGAATTTTTTCTTTAGGATAAATGTTGGAAAATTTATGATCTTAAGCACTGACAGATAGAAAATATGGCCAACGGCAAGTTAGAAGTAAACACAAACCACAGCAAAAGCACCACCGGTAGTTTCAACACCAAAGTATATAGAGCCATAtacagtaaaaagaaaaaactgtaGGCCGGAGGATGCAAAACATATAACCACAGAAATTATCCAGAAACGACAAACCTGAAGGTTAATTGTAACTAATACAGCGGCCAACTTGAAGACAAATTGCTTTTAAAAAGATCTCCAGATTTATGGCCAAACAtgtgagaaagaaaaaggagtttgtccctgcaaaatctagaaattgaatcaaattaagTTATGAGAGTCCCATGAAATTTCTAGAATCAAATTAAGTTATGAGAGTCCCATGAAACATTAGTTTGTTTCAATTGACTATTTAATCCTTAATTTCggcttttcttaatttttttttgggaacaATCTTTAGTGAGAtgatagttttctttttttttattttagaacaATCTTTAGTTAGATGACAGACACACATCTCGAATACTTCTTAAATTATATGAGCATTCAAAAAAAGAAGGCTATTCAAGTCGATTGAAGATTGTTAATGATAATTAACATAATTGAGGGATCGGCAGCTAATAtaattcctttatttttttttagtttagatGTCGATATACAACCAAGCAAACATTTAGGGAAATTGATGTATTCTCCTCCAATTAAATTATGTCACTTCAATAAAAGACTAAGATATCTTCACCAATAAACTATAAAGAAAGTAACATCATATGAGGGTGAGTTATAAACCTTAACTTTTCATAAGTAGACATTAGTGCGGCAGAAGGAGGTGCACCGCTATATTCTATGGCGACGTCATCTCTACCTTCTCGATTGCCAGCATATTTCCCACCTATCATGCAACCGTAGTTGTCTCAAACAATGTATTCGGCATCATTATTATACATTCATGATCAAAAAATTAAGCACCactaaattatttactaattacgTAGCTACCCTGAATTTTAAAGCATACCAAACGATCATTGCCATTCGGCTAAAAAGACATTTATTTCCAccttttttgtttgaaataaataattattatcccATGCCAGTTAGAAAATAATCTCACAATaaagaataatttgattattttatgcGATGTAGTAGGGAGGTATTATaacaattaatattatatattttatatgtacaaatatatgaaaaaaatgtaaaacctACACATGTGATTCGATTAGTAGTTGGGAAACAAATCAatttaaagaagcaaaagagaagtgttggcattcggttaaatcgaatcgggtacgcccataagcgggttcgatccgacggatattatgttatctaattggattaggattaatctcgctttcaaattggaaagctaattagagataaatctaatcatattaggataacaaataataaccgatttggccttatctctaacgctatNacgcccataagcgggttcgatccgacggatattatgttatctaattggattaggattaatctcgctttcaaattggaaagctaattagagataaatctaatcatattaggataacaaataataaccgatttggccttatctctaacgctattaggattttggaattccttataaatagacgggcgatcccacatgaaACGATGTACATGGAAAGAAcgaaaaagagagaataagaaaataatagagagaaaccacatcctccattgacctattattctagagggacttgcacggtggatttgcgatcgcgctcgtttgtagttcgatccaccgcgagttcgtggagcgtgagaagacattcaaggacgatccgaggacacgtgaatcaatctaaacgatccgggctcatcgcgttgttgcgcgaatcgcttccgaaaaaggtacgaacgaatacttccgctgcgttctacaagAAGAAACACGTTTTTCTTAGTtacaaagagaaataaaaatgagCAATTCAACCAATaaatatagaatatttattgCATTTCATATTATTCTCTTAATATCGGTCAATATTTATACGAAGCGAATCAATTTGTGCAATAATTAGCTAACCCTCTTACATGTTACTCCTTAATAGAGTATAATAccaacaaaaaaggaaaaacaacttTTGCTACTTAGTTGATATTTACCTATACTCCAAAGTCTATAGTGATTGTGGCTTTACAACGTTTAGATAGATCTTTCCTCACATATCCCAGCCTGGTTTCTTCCAGAATCATCACTTTAAGGTATGAAAATCAATATGGTATTGGAAAAGGAGAATAAACGATCAAAGAGAAAGGACAATCCAAAAGGgattaggaaaaagaaaatgatcaGTTTATAGCCAGTATTGAGGTTGTCCAATTATGAAGCTGTGAGAGTTGAGAAATGGCATTGTTCTctatctgtttttctttttcgtgtGTGTGTATGCCTCCCTCTTTGAGAAGCTACTCCTCCATGTCTCATCTCctgcagaaaagaaaaacaaattcaagaaaatcatgaatttaaaaaaaaatcaaaaatagagGAGGTATTTTCgcaagaaaaataaattctaGAAGACTAATCAAAAGTGTTTAGTTAGCTCaggaaaattaaagaaagagtAATTGAATTGATATTACCAGAAATAGTAATAAACAGATAAACTTGAAGACACTTCACAGATACTAAGTTATCCAATAAGAGAACGGTGAACTTTAATAGATATATCAATAATTACAGTAATAGAGACAGCATCAATAATTGGAGTAACAGAGGCGGCATAGGTTCCCAATAGTTtaggcaaaataataataacaataaaaaccACTAAATAAAGCATGGATAAATTAAAAGACATGCCTCCACCAATATCATATGCATGAAATTCATGAGTTTTTTCCTACATGTCGAACTGTTTCATTATTCAGAACGATAAGAGATagtaggaaagaaaagtaagaaCTTAATTAGTAATCTAATATCACAATGcataggataaaaaaaaagtagactgaaaaaacaaatattaacaaTACAAATGACTTGAGATATTTAATAAAACTCAAAAGTATCATTTAAATTGATaattccacttttttttttcggctttTGTTTATAGTGTCTATATTTCGTTCACAACCTACTTATAGAGCTAAAACTAAATATTATATTGTCAGCATGTGATCTTCTTTAGCCTCTCATCTATAAAGTCAAAAATGCAACTATGGAATCATTATATTAAAATCTTAGACCTGTGCAATTCTAACTTGCATCGCTTCTTGCTTAAGATTACGTTAACATTGATTACTATAATACTTTGACCAAATCAATTACTAAAGTGAATCTAAGCCAATAGATTAAAGCGTTTACTCTGTTGGCTGAAAATTAAAGTCTTGACTGCTTAGAACTGAATTTTGTTATTGCATCAACAACTTGTTAAATTCATTAACATGGTAGAATCACGGCGTTTGATCTCTAATTAGTAAAATCATCTATCCAAACATCTCATTCGTGgaccaaatttatttattagagcTCAAGGCTTAAAGTTGAATAAAGAGAAAACTCC
This genomic window contains:
- the LOC109726175 gene encoding EG45-like domain containing protein; this encodes MAKKSLVVLTVATLLGLASLVAATPGTATYYTVYTPSACYGYQDEGTMIAAASESIWNNGAACGQMYTITCTGATNQGVPQPCTGQSVTVKIVDYCPPPGCQATFDLSEQAFAIIANTAAGKIDIDYNLV